Within Acidimicrobiales bacterium, the genomic segment CCGTTGCTCAGGCGGAACACCTCCTGCACCTGCTCGGGGATGGCGCCCGAGTGCGACATCTCCTGGTAGGCGCCCTGGGCCGCCGCCGCCGCGACCAGCAGCACCGCCGTCCCCGCCGCTCCGACCGTGAACGCCGGCGCCCACGGGTCCCCGGTGGCCTCGTCGGCCCGCCGGAGCTGGGTCGCCACCCCGCCGGCGAACAGTCCCAGGAACACCACCGCCACCGCCGCCAGGGCCACGCTCACCTGAAGCGAGTGGTAGTGGTGCAGGACGTAGATCTCCACGGCGAAGCCGCCCGAATCGGAACCCGGCGACCCGTGGGCCGTCGCCAGAGACGCGGCGAGGGCCAGCACGAAGACGAGCCCGAACGAGCCGGTGAGGCGGCGGCCGGTGGCGCTCAACGGGCCGACCTCAGCGCCGGGGGTCCACCAGGGCCCCGTCGACCAGTTCCTTGAACCGCTCCAGCTCCTCGGCCGGCGCCACGATGGCGTCGACGGCGTCGCGCCGGGCCAGGTGGGACCGGGCATAGAGGCGCGCCACCAGGGCCTTCCGGTTCCCTCCGTCGAGCTGCCGCTCCCGCCCCGCCTGCTCCAGCAGCAGAGCCGCGGCGTAGACGTCGACCATGTGCTGCGCCAGCGGGAACAGGCGGGCCTCGCCGACGACCGGGTCCAGGCGCTCCCAGCGGGAGATGGCCTCCTCCAGCCCGGCGACGGCGGCCGCGACCAGCTCGGTGGTGACCGGGTCGTCCGCCGGCGCCGCTCCGAGGGCGTCGCGTACCCGCGTCAGGAACGGCAGATGTGCCTGCTCCTTCTGCATGGCCCGGCGCACGTCGAGGCAGAGGATGTTGTCGGGGCCCTCCCAGATGGTGTTGACCTGGGCGTCGCGGAGGATCCGCGCCACCGGCCACTGCTCGATGTACCCGTTGCCACCGTGGACCTCGATGGCGTCGCTGGCGGCGGTGATGCCGAGGCGGGCGGCGCGCAGCTTGATCAGCGGCGCCCCCAGCCGCAGGCGCGGACCCAGGTAGCCGTCGAACACCAGCGCCTGCGCCGCCTCCACCTCGACGATCAGCTCGGCCAGCTTGCGCTGGGCCAGAGGCTGGTCGACGAGGGTGGCGCCGAAGGCCTCGCGCGCCCGGGCGTAGCAGAGCGACTCGACGAGCGACCTGCGGGCGCAGCCCAGCCCCATCATGGCGATGCCGAGACGGGCGCCGTTGGTCAGCTCCATCATGCGGGCCAGGCCGCGGCCGTCTCCGGGCGCGGTGGCCCGGTCCGGGGACGGCGCGGACGGAGACGACGGTCCCGGCGCCAGCAGGAACGCCTCGGCGTCGACGAACTCGACCTCGGCGGACGCCACCGCCTTGGTGCCCAGCTTGTCCTTGAGGCGGCGGATGCGCATGCCGTTGCGCGACCCGTCCCGCCGCTCCCACAGCACCAGGAACGGGGCTATCCCCCGCGTCCCGTCGGGCGCGCCCTCCGGCTTGGCCAGCACGACGAAGGCCGAGCCGTTGGCGTTGGACGCGAACCACTTGAAGCCGTTGAGGAGCCAGGCGTCACCGGCGGGGGTGGCCGTGGTCTCGAGGGCGGCCAGGTCCGAGCCCCCGGTGCGCTCGGTGAGCATCTGGGCGGCCTCGCCCCCGAGGTCGTTGCCGCCCACCAGCTCCCGGACCCGGGCCTTGATCTCGTCCGGCGCGAACTCCTCGGCCAGCCGGACCACCATGTCCCCGCCGGTCCCGAGGGCGCAGGTCATCCCGATCTCGGCCTGGTTGAGCAGATAGCTCCACGCCGCCGCCAACGGGGCCGGGTTCACGCCGGCGGCGCGGGCCTCCTCCCGGAACGCCGGAGAGGAGAAGCTGTTGTCCAACAGCTCCCGCTTCGACCGGGCGAAGCTGTCCGGCACGACCACCCGGCTCACGTCGCGCCCCCAGCGGTCGTACTTCTCCAGCTGGGGCGGGTTGCGGTCGGTCTCCTCCGCCCGCTCCGCCACCGGACCGCCCATCAGCGCCCCCAGCGCCTCCAGGCGGGGGCCGGCCCAGTCCATCCCCGCCGCCCCCAGGTGCGCCCGCATCAGGAACTGGAGCGTCGGGTCACAGCTGTACCAGTTGAGGCCGACGGCGCCCTGGTAGCGGCCGGTGTCGTAGCGGCGGGCCTTGTCCGGGCCCCCGAACGGAAGCCGGTCGAAGGGTTCGGAGAGGGGATCGGGCACGGCGGAGAGCCTACGGTCCGGCGCCGGCGCCCTACGCCGAGGTCTCGACCCAGACGGCGGCCGCCGTCGAGCGGCTGAGCGCGACCTGGCGCCCGTCCACGCTGACCACCACCACCCCGGGATCCCCCGTGCCCCCCTCGACGGCCAGGCGGGCGCCGGGCACCACGCCCTCGCTGTCCAGCAGCCCCAGCACCTGGGGGGAGTCGTGCTCGGCCAGCTCCGAGATCCGCGCCACCCGGGCCGGCGCGCCCGGCCTCAGCGCCACCAGGCTGACCAGGTCGCGCCGGTCCTGGAGGGCGCCGGGGATCTGGTTGCCGTGCGGGCACGTGGCGGGCTGGCCCAGCTTCTCGTACAGGCGCTGGAGGACCACGTCGGACAGCGAGTGGGCCACCCGCTCCGCCTCGGCGTCGGC encodes:
- a CDS encoding acyl-CoA dehydrogenase family protein, which produces MPDPLSEPFDRLPFGGPDKARRYDTGRYQGAVGLNWYSCDPTLQFLMRAHLGAAGMDWAGPRLEALGALMGGPVAERAEETDRNPPQLEKYDRWGRDVSRVVVPDSFARSKRELLDNSFSSPAFREEARAAGVNPAPLAAAWSYLLNQAEIGMTCALGTGGDMVVRLAEEFAPDEIKARVRELVGGNDLGGEAAQMLTERTGGSDLAALETTATPAGDAWLLNGFKWFASNANGSAFVVLAKPEGAPDGTRGIAPFLVLWERRDGSRNGMRIRRLKDKLGTKAVASAEVEFVDAEAFLLAPGPSSPSAPSPDRATAPGDGRGLARMMELTNGARLGIAMMGLGCARRSLVESLCYARAREAFGATLVDQPLAQRKLAELIVEVEAAQALVFDGYLGPRLRLGAPLIKLRAARLGITAASDAIEVHGGNGYIEQWPVARILRDAQVNTIWEGPDNILCLDVRRAMQKEQAHLPFLTRVRDALGAAPADDPVTTELVAAAVAGLEEAISRWERLDPVVGEARLFPLAQHMVDVYAAALLLEQAGRERQLDGGNRKALVARLYARSHLARRDAVDAIVAPAEELERFKELVDGALVDPRR